The following coding sequences are from one Coffea arabica cultivar ET-39 chromosome 11e, Coffea Arabica ET-39 HiFi, whole genome shotgun sequence window:
- the LOC113718788 gene encoding anthocyanidin 3-O-glucosyltransferase 2-like, with the protein MEKVELIFIPWPLMGHLAQLVELAKLLIDRDKRFSITVLILRLPDSLDPVTNKLIDSLVASYTTEALKFFQLHPTNHIPEWSSLSRGYTIQRQLDSQKPDVKKFIQQRRTDESSSSKLVGVVVDMFFTSIIDVADEFGIPSYVFFTSGAAFLGLMLHFQSLQDDYNQDVSEFSNSKTALSFPSFANPIPPSVLPLALVEKPLWIHRFLLCARGYRKAKGILVNTFTELEPYALDSINLSESSPEILPVGPILNQVQYVSPGIQSGIMKWLDDQPPSSVVYISFGSLGSLQVDQVKELANGLELSGYRFLWCLRRPPPKNTIVDFPSEYENYADVLPEGFLDRTANIGKVVDWVPQLAVLSHAAVGGFISHCGWNSTLESIWCGVPLATWPLESEQELNAFQLVVELKLSVGITLDYLSTNKNQALVRAEQIETGIRKVMESESEVRKKVKEISDKSRRSMKQGGSSYESLGSLISKMLHDS; encoded by the coding sequence ATGGAGAAAGTAGAATTAATTTTCATCCCCTGGCCATTGATGGGCCATTTGGCTCAGCTGGTGGAGCTTGCCAAGCTGCTAATCGACCGAGACAAGAGGTTTTCCATCACAGTGCTAATCTTAAGGCTCCCTGATTCCCTTGATCCTGTCACCAATAAACTGATAGACTCTCTTGTTGCTTCCTACACCACAGAAGCCCTTAAATTCTTTCAGCTTCATCCAACAAATCACATCCCTGAATGGAGTTCCCTCAGCCGAGGGTATACCATCCAGAGGCAACTGGATAGTCAGAAACCTGATGTCAAGAAATTCATCCAACAGCGCCGAACTGATGAATCAAGCAGTTCAAAACTTGTTGGAGTAGTTGTCGACATGTTTTTTACCAGCATTATTGATGTAGCTGATGAATTTGGGATTCCTAGCTATGTTTTCTTCACATCAGGTGCAGCATTCCTCGGCCTGATGCTCCATTTTCAGAGCCTTCAAGATGACTACAACCAGGATGTTTCCGAGTTCTCAAACTCAAAAACTGCTCTTTCCTTCCCGAGTTTTGCTAACCCAATTCCACCGTCAGTCTTACCTTTGGCTTTAGTGGAGAAACCTCTCTGGATACATAGATTCTTACTATGTGCTCGCGGATACAGAAAGGCCAAGGGAATCCTTGTCAACACATTCACTGAGCTAGAACCATATGCGCTCGATTCCATCAACCTATCAGAATCCTCTCCAGAAATCCTCCCAGTAGGACCAATTCTGAACCAGGTACAATATGTATCCCCCGGTATACAATCAGGAATCATGAAATGGTTGGATGATCAGCCTCCAAGCTCAGTAGTTTACATCAGCTTTGGAAGCCTGGGAAGCCTACAAGTTGACCAAGTGAAAGAGCTAGCGAATGGGCTCGAACTTAGTGGATACAGATTCTTATGGTGCCTCCGTCGTCCCCCTCCTAAGAACACCATTGTTGATTTCCCAAGTGAGTATGAAAATTATGCAGATGTCTTGCCTGAAGGCTTTCTGGATCGAACAGCAAACATTGGAAAAGTTGTCGATTGGGTTCCACAGTTAGCTGTATTGTCACATGCTGCAGTGGGAGGATTTATATCACACTGTGGCTGGAATTCGACATTGGAAAGCATTTGGTGTGGGGTGCCCCTGGCAACATGGCCTTTAGAATCAGAACAAGAGCTGAATGCATTTCAATTGGTAGTGGAACTGAAATTGTCTGTGGGAATCACATTGGATTATTTATCAACGAATAAAAATCAGGCTTTGGTTAGAGCTGAGCAGATAGAAACAGGAATAAGGAAGGTGATGGAGAGTGAAAGTGAAGTGAGGAAGAAAGTTAAAGAAATAAGCGACAAGAGTAGGAGAAGCATGAAACAAGGAGGTTCCTCATATGAATCTCTTGGAAGTCTGATTAGTAAGATGTTGCATGATAGTTGA